One window of the Candidatus Microbacterium colombiense genome contains the following:
- a CDS encoding MarR family transcriptional regulator, translating into MSQDGIDLETSLGYLLKEASSALRSAMEDVLRPLGMTITHYSCLELLAQRPGLSNSALARGAFVTRQSMNVLLQNLERDGFVTRPSEAPVGKVLPTSLTPRGRRRLATASAAVRSVEQRMLARMTSTEQANAFAALQSMITSLRAGSGGSGAGSGDPDSTDDAG; encoded by the coding sequence ATGAGTCAAGACGGCATCGACCTGGAGACCTCGCTCGGCTATCTGCTGAAGGAGGCATCGAGTGCCCTCCGCTCCGCGATGGAAGACGTGTTGCGGCCCCTCGGCATGACGATCACGCACTACTCCTGCCTCGAGCTGCTGGCCCAGCGCCCCGGGCTCTCGAACTCCGCGCTCGCCCGCGGTGCGTTCGTGACGCGGCAGTCGATGAACGTGCTCCTGCAGAACCTCGAGCGCGACGGATTCGTGACCCGTCCGTCCGAGGCTCCGGTCGGCAAGGTGCTGCCGACCAGCCTCACACCGCGCGGACGCCGCCGCCTGGCGACGGCGAGCGCTGCGGTGCGTTCGGTGGAGCAGCGGATGCTGGCACGCATGACCTCGACCGAGCAGGCGAACGCGTTCGCGGCACTGCAGAGCATGATCACCTCCTTGCGCGCCGGAAGCGGTGGCAGCGGCGCCGGCAGCGGCGACCCCGACAGCACCGACGACGCCGGGTAG
- a CDS encoding VOC family protein, with product MPVTGPDFISLQARDLAASRAFYENYLGLVRSPAGPPHAVVFDTAPIAFALRDLAPGTDLDSVSQPGIGAAIWLHATDVQSIHDALVADGHTIVADPIDGPFGRTFTFADPDGYRITLHDRA from the coding sequence ATGCCCGTCACCGGCCCCGACTTCATCTCCCTTCAGGCACGCGACCTCGCCGCATCGCGGGCCTTCTACGAGAACTACCTCGGCCTCGTCCGCTCCCCGGCCGGCCCACCGCACGCCGTCGTCTTCGACACAGCGCCGATCGCCTTCGCCCTCCGCGACCTCGCCCCGGGAACCGACCTCGACTCCGTCAGCCAGCCCGGCATCGGCGCGGCCATCTGGCTGCACGCCACCGATGTGCAGAGCATCCACGACGCCCTGGTCGCCGACGGCCACACGATCGTCGCCGACCCGATCGACGGACCCTTCGGCCGCACGTTCACGTTCGCTGACCCCGACGGCTACCGGATCACACTGCACGACCGCGCCTGA